TCTCCGCAACCCAACGTCGCCTACTACCGTGAGGACGGTCCCACCGGCGCGGAACTCATCATCTACGCCCTGCGCGACATCCGCAAAGGCGAAGAGATGTATTACAACTACGGCGACGACTGGTGGAGCACAAGGGGAGAAACGTGCGAATGAGGAATGTCTACTGATTCGGAGGCGCTTGAGAACTGCCTCCGGATATGATCAGCGGTAGTTGGCTTTTTTGTACTCTTCGCGCATGTCCTTGATGCCGGTGGTGCGGTCGTTGCCGTCGCTGATGATGCCGAAGTATTCGAGGATGATTCTGAAGACGAGCCAAAGGCCGGCAAAGAGGAGGCGCATGCTTTCGGCGAAGTTTTTGAGAAGTATCATGGACAGCGGTGTTGAGCGGGCAGAGCTGATTGGCCCGAACCCTTGTACGGAAAAACTGAATATAAAAAAGCCACTCGATGAATGGCTTTTTTTAATGCTCAGAGAGAAGAACCGGTTTACTTCCTGAACAGTTTCTCGGCTTCGATCCAATCCTCCGCGTCGCAGCCGTCGCACATGCCGCGATCGACCCAGCGGTAGTAAGCGGCGACCCGGATCTGCTCTTCGACCATCTCCGGGCTTGCGGCAGGAGCTTCGGGAGCAGCGAATTCCGCGCTCGCTTTTTTGCGTGGTTTGGCGGGTTTGGCATCTTCGGATGCCGCCTTTTTTGCGGTTTTCGGTTTTGTGGCTTTCGGCTTGGTTTCAGCGCTCTCGGCGGATTTTTTGGCCGGTTTCCTCACCTTCGCCGCTTCCGGTATCTCTTTGTCTGTAGATTTTTTAGCCATTGGAATTCAGGTCTTCTTCGATGAATTGCTTCGGTCAGTAAAGGGCATTATTAATTACGAAGAACGCCCGTTGCAGGTAGAAGATAAGCAATTCAGCACTTCAGAGTAAAGAGGCTTCGCTATTATTTCACCGCCGCGTAATACGCGAATTATGAATTGAAGAGCGAAACAGCGTCTCCGTTTCTCTCCCACCTGTTTTCCCAGCTGTCGTTTTGACGTTCTTGCTGCCTCTGAAGTCTTTCACTCTTTTTCCCTTTTCAGCCTTGTTCCCAGCAGCGCCGGAAAACTGATGATCGACAGAATGGTGATCGCCTGCACCATCATGAAGATGTCTTTGGGGACGAGGGTGTTGACCGCCAGACCACCGTAGTCGAGCCAGGCGAAGAGGAGCGCCGAGGCGATGATTCCGGCGGGGTTGGCTCCGGCGAGCAGGGCGACGGCGATGCCCATGAATCCGGCTCCGGTGGAGAGCCCGGCCTCGAACCAATGCTTGTAGCCAAGCACGAGGTTCGAGGCGGCGAGGCCCGCCATCGCGCCGCCCATCGCCATCGCGCCGAGGGTGTGCCGGTCAGTCGCGATTCCGGCGTGGCGGGCGGCGTCGGCGTTCAGCCCGGCAGCGATCATGTCGTAGCCGTAGCGCGAGCGGTAGAGCAGCACGGCGGCTCCGGCGGTGACGGCCAGGGCGATGAAGAGCGAAAAGTTCGCGGGGGAGTGCCAGCCGAGTCGGAAGAGTGTGTCAAAATCGGGCAGCCATCCGCCGGGCGCGATGACGGGCGTGTGTACGGTCGAGGGGACGGCGAAGCGGTTGGTGAGCAGGTAGCCGGTGATGGCGAGGGCGATGAAGTTGAGCATGATGCTCGAAATCACCTCGTTGACGCCGCGCCGCACCTTCAGCCATCCGGCAATTAGCGCCCAGCCCGCGCCAGCGCTCATCGCCGAGAGGAGGAGCGTCGGGATGGCAATCATCGCCGGAGTGCTCGCCGGAAGCGCGATGCCGCAGAGCGCGGCGGCGAACGCTCCCATGAGGAGCTGCCCCTCGCCGCCGATGTTGAAGAGCCGCACCCGGAACGGCAGCGCCACGGCAAGGCCGGTAAAGATCAGGGTCGTCGCCCGAAAGAGCACCTGGCCGATGCCGTAGCCGGAGGCGAAGGTCGAGCGGAGCATCTTTTGCCACACCTCCAGCGGGTCGCTGCCGGTGGCGGCGATGATGAGGCTCCCCGCCAAGAGGGCGAACAGAAGTGAAAGTACGGGAATGAGAGGTTTGACGCTGCGCTTCGACATCGAAAAAATTGGGTTTCAGGTGATGTGCATACCGATCTCTTGCTCGAAGCCCGACTCCGCCTCGCGCCCTTTGCGCACCACCTCCTCGCTGAATTCGTGGCGGATCGCGCCCTTGTAGAGGCAGCCGATGCGCGTCGAGAGGGCGATGACCTCTTCGAGTTCCGACGAGATGAGCAGGATCGCCAGGCCGCTTTTACGGGCCTCGATGATACGCCGGTGAATCTGCTCGATGGCGCCAATATCGACGCCTCGCGTTGGCTGCGCCAGGACGAGCAGTTTGAGGCCGGGGCGCTCCATCTCCCGCGCCACAACGATCTTCTGCTGGTTGCCTCCGGAAAGCGAGGCGATGGACGGATTGGCCTCCGCCGCGCACCGCACGTCGTAGCGCCCGATCATCGCCGTTGCGTTTTCACGGAGTGCCTGGCGGTTGAAGCCGATGCCGCGATGGAACGCCTTCTCTCGATGTCTGCCGAGGATCAGGTTCTCCTCGATGCCGTATTCGGCGATCACCGCCGATTTGAGCCGGTCTTCGGGGATCATCGAGACGCCGAGCGCGGCGACCTCCGCCGGACTCATGCCGAGCGTCTGCCGTCCCTCGATGGCGATGGAGCCGCCGGTTTTTGCGTCGCGGTCGAACGCGCCCCACAGGAGCGAAAGCAGCTCGCTCTGGCCGTTGCCTTCGACTCCGGCGATGCCGTAGATTTCGCCCGCCCGCACCGTCAGCGTCAGCTCACGGAGCTTTTCGATGCCATCGGGCGTCCGATAAACGAGCTTGTCAATCGAGAGCACCGTCTTGCCCGATGCCTGCGGCGGGTTGGCGGTTCGGAGCAGCACGTCGCGCCCGACCATCATCCGCGCCAGCTCTGCCTTGCCGGTCGAGGCGGTCGGCACGGTGCCGACGAGCGCGCCTTTGCGCATGACGCTCACCGAGTCCGAGACGGCGAGCACCTCGTCGAGCTTGTGGGTGATGAGCAAAATCGTACGCCCCTCTGCGGCGAGCGAGCGAAGCGTCACGAAGAGCCGCGCGGTTTCGGGCGGCGAGAGCACGGCGGTCGGCTCGTCGAGAATCAGGATGCGGGCGCGGCGGTAGAGCAGCTTGAGAATCTCCACGCGCTGCTGCTCGCCGACCGAGAGCGTCGAGACCAGAGCCTCGGGGTCGACTTCGAGGCCGTGCTGCTTGCCGAGCTGCGCGATCTCCTTGCCGGTGCGTCGCGCAGGTAGCGCGAAGCGGCTTTGCTCCTTGCCGAGGATGATGTTCTCTGTCACCGACAGCGTCGGCACCAGCTTGAAGTGCTGATGCACCATGCCGACGCCCGCCTCGATGGCCTGCCGCGCGGAGCTGAACTTCACCGCCTTGCCGTCAATTTCAATCGTACCGGAGTCGGGTTGCAACAGGCCGTAGATGATATTCGACAGGGTGCTTTTGCCCGCGCCATTCTCGCCGACCAGTGCGTGGATCGATCCCGATGCTATCGAAAGCGAAACGTTGTCGTTGGCCTTGAGGCTGCCGAAGGTTTTGGAGATTCCGGAGAGCTTTACTGCAGTCGCCATGAAGATGCTCCGCGCCTAAATCCAGCTGATTACTGTCTTTATCGCCTCCTTGCTGTCGAGGGCGATCCTGTAGGCAAGTTCGTACTGGCTGACCGGGAAGACGTTGGTGAAGAACTTTTCGGTTTCGAGCGCTTCGGTTTCGAGCAGCTCCTTCGCTTCGATGAGATGCTGTCTGTCAGTGACGCTTGAACACACGATGACCGGTTCCTTGTGCTGGATCAGCCGGTAGTCGTAGCCGAGTACTTCGTAACTGCCCATGAGCAGTACCTTGGCCTTCGGTTTCAGGAGGCGCATCACCTTTTCGACCATCAGGATTCGGCCCGTCGTTTCGATGACCAGGTCGTAGCGGTCGTTGAAGTCGTCGGTGAAATCGACGATCTCGATGCCGATGTTTTCGGCGTGCGAGAGCTGGCCGCGAAGCGGGAAGTTTTCGAGCGCATCGACGTGGCGGATGCCGCGATAGTGCAGATACTCCGACACCATCAGCCCCACCGAGCCGAGGCCGAGCAGGAGCACCCGCATCGAGGGATCGAACGCCACCTTCTCCATCGCGCTGAGCACATAGCCCACCAGGCCCGTCAGGAGGTCGCGATGGATCGGCTCCCGGCCGAG
This genomic window from Chlorobaculum limnaeum contains:
- a CDS encoding ABC transporter permease, encoding MSKRSVKPLIPVLSLLFALLAGSLIIAATGSDPLEVWQKMLRSTFASGYGIGQVLFRATTLIFTGLAVALPFRVRLFNIGGEGQLLMGAFAAALCGIALPASTPAMIAIPTLLLSAMSAGAGWALIAGWLKVRRGVNEVISSIMLNFIALAITGYLLTNRFAVPSTVHTPVIAPGGWLPDFDTLFRLGWHSPANFSLFIALAVTAGAAVLLYRSRYGYDMIAAGLNADAARHAGIATDRHTLGAMAMGGAMAGLAASNLVLGYKHWFEAGLSTGAGFMGIAVALLAGANPAGIIASALLFAWLDYGGLAVNTLVPKDIFMMVQAITILSIISFPALLGTRLKREKE
- a CDS encoding ABC transporter ATP-binding protein, giving the protein MATAVKLSGISKTFGSLKANDNVSLSIASGSIHALVGENGAGKSTLSNIIYGLLQPDSGTIEIDGKAVKFSSARQAIEAGVGMVHQHFKLVPTLSVTENIILGKEQSRFALPARRTGKEIAQLGKQHGLEVDPEALVSTLSVGEQQRVEILKLLYRRARILILDEPTAVLSPPETARLFVTLRSLAAEGRTILLITHKLDEVLAVSDSVSVMRKGALVGTVPTASTGKAELARMMVGRDVLLRTANPPQASGKTVLSIDKLVYRTPDGIEKLRELTLTVRAGEIYGIAGVEGNGQSELLSLLWGAFDRDAKTGGSIAIEGRQTLGMSPAEVAALGVSMIPEDRLKSAVIAEYGIEENLILGRHREKAFHRGIGFNRQALRENATAMIGRYDVRCAAEANPSIASLSGGNQQKIVVAREMERPGLKLLVLAQPTRGVDIGAIEQIHRRIIEARKSGLAILLISSELEEVIALSTRIGCLYKGAIRHEFSEEVVRKGREAESGFEQEIGMHIT
- a CDS encoding zinc-dependent alcohol dehydrogenase, which translates into the protein MQGEAQALVLLKANKLKLQSVKYVADGPRDVLVRTIASTITPGLDRLLLTSKPVSHKVLAYPVMPGSESIGQVMHVGPEVTSVKEGDFVYVFKGNCWVGIDPYYGCHAEVIPTSEEYVLALGREPIHRDLLTGLVGYVLSAMEKVAFDPSMRVLLLGLGSVGLMVSEYLHYRGIRHVDALENFPLRGQLSHAENIGIEIVDFTDDFNDRYDLVIETTGRILMVEKVMRLLKPKAKVLLMGSYEVLGYDYRLIQHKEPVIVCSSVTDRQHLIEAKELLETEALETEKFFTNVFPVSQYELAYRIALDSKEAIKTVISWI
- a CDS encoding DUF2934 domain-containing protein; amino-acid sequence: MAKKSTDKEIPEAAKVRKPAKKSAESAETKPKATKPKTAKKAASEDAKPAKPRKKASAEFAAPEAPAASPEMVEEQIRVAAYYRWVDRGMCDGCDAEDWIEAEKLFRK